In the genome of Verrucomicrobiota bacterium, the window GCCAAAGTTATACCTGCTCGTGTTTTGCGGAATCGCACTTTTCGCTTTGGCGTTATTTACTATTCTGCCCAGGAAAGCAGACCCTTTGTTCACCTTGCCTGATTTTAAATCAAAGTTGCCTTCGGATCTTGATGATTGGGATTGGATCGATCCTCCGTTATCGGAGTCCGAGGAGGTGTTGAAGGTGATTGATCGCGATTTGGCATTTGATGAAGGTCTGTACCGCGTATACATATCCGGAGAAGTGATGGTAGCAGTATGGGCAGCATACTGGAGCCCCGGAAAAGTGGATGTGCGCGATGTGCAGTGGCATGTCCCCGACAGTTGTTGGGTGAATGGTGGTTGGAACATCGATCAAGGTTTGGATGATTACCCACTCGCGTTTCCCAATGGTCGGAAACTGATTTCGGGAAAATATCGACTGATGGAAAAGAATGGAGGCAAGGTGCATGTTGCTTTCTGGCATCTGGTCGGCGGCAATAATTTAAAGATTACCCGAAATGCCGGTTCCTTGATTGAATTGCCGGAAATAATTTCTCAAACCGGATTCCAAAGTCAGGACGAGCAATTCTTTTTTCGTATTTCGAGTACCCATGCGTTCGAAGATCTGATGACTGATCCAGGCTTCAGGAAGATAGTCGAAAGCTTGGGCATGCTTGGGTTAAATGATGCTCAGACAGAGATGTAAGTGCAGTCAGAAATAAGAGTACTTTTAAAATACTGGTATCGAAAATGCATCTGCGATGGATGAAACAAAATCGTGAATTAATTTCTCCGTAAAAGTAGTCTGAAGAGCTTGATAATAATATGATAAAAAGTGCGGACCCCTTTTTTGAGTGATGTCCAGTAGCCTGTTTTTTGCGGGTTTTGGTAATACCCGCTATGAAAATAATTTTATTAATGAGCACTCTTTGTTGTACCTTTTCGGGATTGAAGGGTCAACTGGTCGTATGGGATTTTGACGGAATCACTTATCAAAATACTATTTTGGCTTCCTCATTTGCCTCCTATCCCGCTGGAAGTATGAGCGCTTCGAATATTTCGGTCGGGTCAGGCCTGCTAAGGCGAAATGAGAACCACGGTATCGAGTTCAGAAGTTGGAGTACCAACAGTTCACTTGATGTTGCCAATAACGATTACATCGCCTTCGACGTAACCGTTGATGTTGGACGTGCTGCTAATTTTGGAGACCTCACCTTTGATTTTCGCGGCCGAGATACCGGCGGTTCGAATGGGCCGGACAAGTTTGCTGTTTTTACCAGTGTCGCTGGCTTTACTGGCGGGAATGAGGTGGATACTTTCAATATTTCTGGAGACCCTGGCTATGGAACGGTGACTTTTGATCTTAGCAGCCTCACTAATGTGACTGGAACCGTCGAAGTGCGCATTTATGGCTGGGATTCGGGTTCCAATAATGGAGACATAAAATTTAAGAGTAACAGCGACACCGATATTGTTCTTGGTGGGGAAGTTATCCCCGAACCATCCACTTACGCATTAATATTCGGTGGAATTGCCCTGGCAGTTGTGATGTTAAAGCGTAGAGCTTGAGGATACTGGCAGGATTCGCAGTGTGTGTTTATTGTTTCCAAAGATACCGGAACTTTCAGACGGCAAAAAGACGAATACTTTATCCTTGGAATTCCAGAGTGCACGCGGCTAAGGTTGCGCGCTTTTTAACCTGGATAATCGATGATTGATACTAAGATCCTGAGAGAAGAACCGGAGCGGGTTCGCGAGGCCATAGCCAACAAGGGCAGCGATTGCGACCTGGATGCGATTTTGGCGATGGACATAGAACGTCGGCAGTTGATTACAACTGTGGAGCAACTGCGCGCCCAGCAGAAGAGCGTGAACTCCGAAATGGCTGCTTTGGGAAAAGGGTCTCCAGAGTTTCTGGCAAAGCTTGAAGAAATGCGTGCTGTCGCATCAAACGTCAAAGAGGGAGACTCATCCTTAAAGGAGCTCGAAGAAAAGTGGGAACAGGCGCTACTTTCTATTCCCAATATCGCTCACAGTTCAGTGCCCGTTGCTCCAACACCGGAAGGAAATGTAGTTCATTCATCCTGGGGCGATATCGCCAGTGCAAGCCCTCACGCGGTGGCTCATTACGATTCGGATGTTTTCAACCGACTCTCAGACTTTCCTCGAGGCTCCAAAGTTACTGGTGCTGGATGGCCGTTTTTTCAGGGTGGCTTGGCTCGGCTTATCCGGAGTTTAATCAATTTTTACCTGGACGAGGCTCGCAACAATGGTTTCGAGGAGCTCATGGCTCCGTTGGTTGTAAACGAAGCCAGCGCCCGGGCAACGGGACAGTTGCCGGATAAGGAAGGGCAGATGTATGTGATCCCTCAGGAAGGGTTTTACATGATCCCCACCTCTGAAGTCCCGGTCACGAATTTCTACCGGGACGAGATTCTGGATGAGGCGGACCTTCCAATCTATCGTGCTTGTTACACGCCGTGTTTTCGTCGCGAGGCGGGAAGTCATGGTAAAGACGTACGCGGTTTGAATCGCACCCACCAGTTCGATAAAGTGGAATTGGTAAAATGGGTCAAACCCGGGGAGTCCTATGACGAGTTGGAAAGTCTTCGCGACCATGCCGAAAGATTGCTTCAGAAACTGGAGCTTCCGTACCGCGTTCTGCTTATGTGCACCGGTGACCTAGGTTTCACTCAGACCAAGAAATATGATTTGGAAGTCTGGGCTGCCGGCCAGGAACGGTGGTTGGAGGTTTCCAGTTGTAGCAATTTTGAATCCTTTCAGGCACGGCGGGCAAACATCCGCTTTCGTTCTCAAGGAGAGAAGCCCGTTCATGTGCATACCTTGAATGGTTCTGCTCTCGCCGTTCCCCGTGTATTGGCTGCGATTCTTGAAAATAATTTGCAGGAAGATGGACGGGTTAAAATTCCTGCTGTGTTGGTCGATTATTTCGGGGAAGATTATTTAACCTAAGATGAATCATGGACTGGCCTAATAAAGCGGACGCACTGGCAGATTCGATTTCGAAGTCGGGGCTTCATCTCAAGGCTACCGAAAAGATCGGGTCCTCCACCGGTTCTCTGGGCGTTGCCTGTTCAGGTGGATCAGATTCATTGGCTGTACTCTTATTGGTTTTTGCGCATTTCCCGGAACTGCGTTCGCGGATTACGGTGTTGCATTTTAATCACTTACTTCGAGGTGAGGCATCAGAACAAGATGCTGCTTTTGTGGAGGAAGTGGCCAAAGGACTGGAATTGGAATTCGTTGGTGGTTTATGGAAGGACAGAGATGATTCAATCTCCGTATCTGAGGAACGGGCACGAAAAGCGCGCCATGCCTTTTTTGATGCATTTGTTTTCGAAAAGAAGGGTGCCCTCATCATTTCTGGTCACCAACAGGATGATATACTGGAAACCTTACTGTTGCGGATTGCTCGAGCCAGTAATCTGAAAGGCCTTTCCGCCCCAAAACCGGTGACTGAATTTGCAAACGGAAAAACGATGGTTCGGCCACTTCTTACCCTTTCAAAAGCGGCTATTGAAACCGCATTGTCCGATGCTGCGATTCCCTGGCGGGAAGATGCTTCTAATGCAGATTCGCGTTTTGATCGAAATCGTTTGCGGAACGAAGTGATTCCGGCATGGCAGGAAGCAACTCAGTTTGACCTCGGACGAGCTGCCGCTCAGGTGAGAGCTTTTTTGGAAGAGGCGGATGAAGCGATTGAGCATCAATTAGGGCAATCAGCGTTTCCCTCTCCCTCCGATAATCCTGCGGAACTGATGGAAGTTGATGGACCAAGAGCCGTGCTTCGGCGTTGGTTTCAAATGTGGATTGCCTCAAGGAAGCTGGATGGTTCGATTTCCACCTCTGTCGTAAATGAAGTGTTGGATAGATTGGCTGATCTGGGAAAAGGACAATGGAGCGCTAGCGAAGGATTTATTCGTGTGAATGGCAGGCGTATTTCGTTTGAGAAGGATTTCGATCAGGATTTTCTTCGAGTTGAGCGTTTCAGCCTAAGTCCGAACGAAACACTTTCGCTGCCATCAGGCGCAAAACTTAGCTCCCAATGGACGCAATCCTCGGAAAAATTACTGGGAGATCTTAAAAATGGGAAATATTCGGAGAGTACAACGGTTCTATTAGACTGTGACCGTATCCCACATGAATCCTTTATTATCCGGTTTTGGCAACCAGGAGATCGCTATCAGGCGCTCAACGCCCCTGGAAATAGGAAACTTCAAGATTTGTTTGGAGATCGTAAAATACCAAAAGAGGAACGAAATAAACTACCGGTGGTCACTACGAATGATTCACTAATCCTTTGGTGTCCCGGGCTTCCGGTGAACCATCTCGTCCGCGTAACTGAAAAAACAAAAGAAATCCTGCAATTGACTTATACCTTCTGACACTAAGATTGTTCTAAGCTACAAATTTTCTGATATTAAGACATGCCTACTGAAAACGACTCTGAGGGCCGCCGCCCATTAAAAAATAGTCCACCTGATCGCTTCCAACCGAAAGTTGCCATGATCTGGCTTCTTGTTGTATTGGCCATCGCGAGCTTGTTTATGCTCGGTCCGCGGACCAAAGGCCGTATAATTTCACTGGAACCTCATGAAGTGTTTACCGAACTTGATCGCGGAAATATCAAGTCTGGCATAATCAAATCGGATCCTTCCGGAGGCTCATGGGAATGGTCAATTATTACGGGAGAACTGTATGTTGATCCCCGGATGGAGGTCCCAGTTGATCCAGATGCTTCCACTTATGTTTCTACAAATCAAGATTCTGAAAAGGAACCTATTCGGTTTCGCTCCGATGGTCGCTTGACCGGAGATGTGTATCAAAAGCTTCAGGAGTCTGGAAAATTTTCTGAGGAGAAGAGTAGCAGCGCAATGACGGATCTCCTGCTCGGAATTGTTCCTTTTATTCTCATCATTGGACTTCTCTATTTTCTGTTTGTCCGTCAGTTGAGAATGGCTGGCCGTGGAGCTATGAGCTTTGGCAAAAGTAAAGCCAAGCTACTCACTCGCGATCGGGATAAAGTTTCTTTTAAAGACGTGGCTGGTTGCGATGAAGCTAAAGAAGAAGTAGGAGAGGTCGTTGACTTTCTTAAAGATCCTAAAAAATTCCAACGTATCGGGGGGCAAATCCCCAAGGGGATTCTCATGGTCGGACCTCCTGGAACGGGTAAGACGCTCATCGCCCGTGCTGTTGCCGGGGAAGCGGAAGTTCCTTTTTTCACCATTAGCGGTTCAGATTTTGTAGAAATGTTTGTAGGCGTAGGTGCGAGTCGAGTGCGTGACATGTTCGAGCAGGCACGCAAACATGCACCCTGTATTGTATTCATTGATGAAATCGATGCGGTGGGTCGCCAACGTGGCGCAGGCCTCGGTGGCGGTAACGACGAGCGCGAGCAAACTTTGAATTCCCTTTTGGTTGAGATGGATGGATTCGATGGACACGAAGGTGTGGTTATCATTGCTGCAACGAATCGCCCGGATGTATTGGATGGAGCACTGCTTCGCCCGGGTCGTTTTGACCGTCAGGTGCTTATCGACTTGCCCGATCTAAATGGCCGGGAAGCCATATTGAAGGTGCACGCCAAAAAAATAAAATTGGGTGCAGGTGTAGATCTCCGGGTTGTCGCGCAGGGCACTACAGGTTTTTCAGGTGCCGATCTGGCAAATCTCTTGAATGAGGGTGCGTTGATCGCCGCTCGTTATGACAAGAAGGAGGTCGATCGCCATGATATGGATGAGGCGCGCGACAAAATTAGCTTTGGTCGTGAACGCCGAAAACTCATGGACGAAGAAGATCGTCGGATGACTGCATTCCACGAAGCGGGCCATGCCTTGGTTCAAGCCGTTCTGGGAGACAAGAAGTTAGCCCTCTACAAGGTAACGATAATCCCACGTGGACGCGCTTTGGGGATGACCATGTTCACTCCTACCAAGGATATTTTAGGCCGCTCCAAAAAGGAATTACTTGATGAAATCTGTATGGCCATGGGCGGTCGTCTCGGCGAAGAAATCGAAACAGGCGACTTTAGCAACGGAGCTTCGGGAGATATCAAGATGGCCACCAAGACCGCACGTCACATGGTTTGCGATTGGGGTATGGGCGACTTGGGACCTGTCGCCCTTGGTGAAAATCAAGAGCATATGTTTCTGGCCCGTGAAATCACCCGTACGCAAAATTACAGTGAGGAGACCGCGAGGAAGATAGACGAAAATATCCGCGCAATCATTAACGCTCAGTATGAGCGGGCCAAGGGCATCATCGAAGAACACCATGATGCATTAAAATTGATAGCTGAGGCGCTTCTCGAATACGAAACCATTGAGGCTGTCCATGTTCATGAAGCGCTCAAAGATGGTAAGATTACTTCTCCTTTCGAAAACAATGATCTGATTCGTAAAGGACAGGATAAAGTCGAAGAAGTTGAGAAGGAAGCCGCCGCCAAAAAGAAAAAACCCGAGATTGGACCTTCAACGGACGCCGCTGGTGCCATTGCCTAAACCTTCCTCTTTGACTGTTTCTTAGGGCTTGATGATTCAAGGATGCTTGGGCATCGTGCCCACCATTCAATGACGAAGCCAGATATTAGCTACTCTCGGATCGGACAGCTTGCAGAGCCTCCGGTTATCAGCGAAATCATGAAGGTCGCTTTGGAAAACAAGCAGATTCTTTCTTTGGCGGCCGGGTTTACGGACACCGAGGCCTTACCTGTTCAGGCTGTTCGGGATGTAGCTGTGTCCCTGGTCACGAATGGTCGTTCCCCGGAGTATCTTCAGTACGGCACAACCATGGGTCGACCTGATCTAAGAAAGTTCGTGGCCCAACGTTTGAGCAGGATGGATCACCACCAGAGTCCATCCTACCACCCTGATAATGTCATGATTACGAATGGCTCCCAGCAGTCACTCTACATGGCCATGCAGGTGTTATGTGATCCTGGTGACATCGTTCTGGTCGAAAGTCCGAGTTATTTTGTTTTCCTGGAGCTTTTGAAGGGACTGGGGATAACCGCGGTTGGCCTTCCTTTGGATGAACATGATGAAATCGATACAAAAGCTACTGCGGCGTTAATAGAAACGTTCAAGGCGGATGGGTCGATAAACCGGGTTAAAGCAGTGTACTTGGAATCCTGGTATTCAAACCCGTCAACCCGTTGTTTGACCACGGAAAAAAAGGTTGAGGTGGCCACGGTCTTGAAAGAAGCAGACCTGATTATTCCGGTACTTGAGGATGGTGCCTATTTCGAACTCTTTTTTGAGGAGCGTTTTGCCTCGATGAGTATCCTGGCTATTGAGGAATTTGATTCCTTTCCCCGGCTCTTCTTTGGCACTTTTACAAAGCCGTTTGCCACTGGATTAAAGGTTGGGTATGTCATCTGTGACCACTCCCAAGTCCTGTCAAAAATGGCTAGTATAAAAGGCCATCATGACTTCGGTACTTCTAATTTTAATCAAGCCATCGTGGAGCAGGTTACTTTGGATGGTGCCTATGATGCTCATCTGGTTAAAAGTCGTTCTCGTTATTTGGAAAAAATGGAAACCTTGCATCAAACCCTCATCGGCGAAGGGCTGCCCGAATTGGGTTGGGATTGGCAGAAACCGGATGGTGGCATGTTTCTTTGGCTCAAGGGGCCCGACGCTGTTGATACTTCCCGGGAAGGAGCTTTTTTTGAAAATGCTGTAAAAGGAGGAGTTCTTTATGTTCCAGGTGATTTATGTTTTGCGCCTGGAGGCCCCAAAAACTACATCCGTTTATCTTTTGGAGTACTTGAACAGAACGATTTGGTTGAAGCAGGACACCGCCTTGCCAAAGTAATGCGAAAGTTCAAATAACCAATATCTTTAATCTTATCTTATCTGAGTTATGAAAATATGTTGCATCGGCGCAGGCTATGTAGGTGGGCCTACCATGGCGGTAATCGCAGAAAAATGTCCTCACATTACGGTTACCGTGGTCGATGTAGACGCATCCAAAATCGAGGCTTGGAATAACGGGAATTTACCGATTTTCGAACCGGGACTCCAGAAAGTCGTCGATGGCCGACGGGGAACCAACTTGTTTTTCTCAACCGACCGTGAAACCGCTATCGCAGAGGCGGACATTATTTTTGTTGCTGTAGGAACACCTACAAAAAAATACGGTATTGGCGCCGGTCGAGCCGCGGATCTTGTGTATATTGAAAAGTGTGCACGTGATATTGCGCAAATGGCAAAGGGTCCAAAAATCATTGTGGAGAAATCCACTATTCCCGTTCGAACAGCCGATGCCATAAAAGCCATTTTGAATGAAAGCGACACTGCTCAGTTTCAGGTGCTTTCAAATCCGGAGTTTCTTGCGGAAGGGACCGCAATTAATGACCTGCATCATGCGGACCGTATATTGATTGGCGGAGATCAAACTCCTGAAGGTCTCAGAGCCATTGATACCTTGGCCAGTGTGTATGCAAATTGGATTCCTACCGAACGAATCCTTAAGACGAACCTTTGGTCATCTGAGCTATCCAAGCTAACCGCCAATGCATTCTTGGCTCAACGGATTTCTTCAATTAATGCAATGAGTGCTTTATGTGAGGCGACTGGTGCGGATGTGGATGAGGTTTCAAAGGCGATTGGAACGGATAGCCGAATTGGGCCAAAATTTTTAAAAGCCTCGGTTGGCTTTGGAGGATCTTGTTTCCAGAAGGATATTTTGAATCTTGTTTACCTCTGTGAATATTATGGTCTTCAGGAAGTTGCCGACTATTGGTGCAAGGTGGTTGAGATGAATGATTACCAGAAAAAACGATTTTCAGCCAAAATAGTAGAAACGCTTTTTAATACAGTTAACGGGAAGAAAATTGCCATTCTTGGTTTTGCTTTCAAAAAGGATACCAATGACACGCGCGAGTCTTCATCGATTTATGTCTGTCAGGATCTTATTGCGGAGAACGCCACCGTTTCGATTTTCGATCCACAAGTCGCTCACAATCTGATTTTTACAGATTTGGGTCAAACTCAGGAAGACGAAAATGGTGTCCCGAACCGAAATGTTGAAATTGCCGAAGACGCCTACGCCGCATGTGCGGGAGCTCACGCTGTGGCCGTTCTAACGGAGTGGGATATGTTTAAGGATCTGGATTTTCAGCGGGTATTCGATTCAATGGAGAAACCGGCATGCATTTTCGATGGCCGAAATATTCTCGATCGAGCAGCTCTTGCAAAAATTGGCTTCAAGACTTACGCAATTGGTAAGTCCAATACCTGATTCTTAGCCAGCTTTTGCCAGTCTTCTATCTTTATCGATTCTGGTCGAGTAGTAGGCTTCAGGCCGTTGGCAATAAGATCTTCGAGCCATGGCAAGAAAAGCCCGGCAGCATCGATCTTGGGAATGATGGAGCTTATCTGCTTTCGTCTTTGTCTGAATATTTGCCGGATACCGTCCTTTATCGTCTTCGAAAACAGGATGGGACTGTCCTTAATCTTTATACTCAACAATGCTGAGCCCACCTCTGGTTTGGGGTAAAAGCAATTGGCACTCACCTTATGGACTGCCTCCACATCATAAGCTGATTTTAGAAATATTGAAATGGGTCCGTAGTTGCCTGAATCGCTTGCGGCAATAAATCGATTAGCTGCTTCTTTTTGTAACATTATCACCATGCGCGATGGAAGGGGACCGGATAGAACCGCATCCAACCAAGGTGTGGAAATAGCATAGGGTAAGTTCGCAACGATTTTGAAAGGCTTGTCTTCAGTTGGGACCTCTGCAAGCGGTGCGTCCATCGCGTCGCCGTGCTTCAAATTAAAATGTTGTGGGTACTCAGGCAGGACCACTTCTTCCAAGTAGCGAAAAAACCCGGAATCCATTTCTATAGCGTAAACCTGGCAGCCTGCCTGAAGCAAAAGTTGGCTTAACGCACCCAGGCCCGGGCCGATTTCCACCACGGTGTCTCCTGGTGTTATTTCAGCTAGTTCGAGTGACTTTCGAGCAATGTTGGCTTCAATCAGAAAATTTTGCCCAAATCGTTTCCTGGGAGCGAGTTGACGGGACTCCAGGAGAGCTTTAACGACAGTTAGGGTTGGATAATCCATCCTTTAGCGCAGGAGAGCTTACAAATTGTGGATTTCTCGGATAAACGCTCCCGGATCAGCGTGCTCCATTAGCGCTTGTCCGATGAGGACAGCTTGAGCACCAGCTGCCTTAACGCGCTTAACATCCTCGATGGAAACAATCCCCGATTCTGCAATACTTACACAACCTTCGGGGATTTTTGGAATCAGCGCTTCAGATAATGCCAGGTCAGTCGTGAAAGTTGCGAGGTTGCGGTTATTCACGCCGATAATGCGCGCTTCAGCTTGGACTGCTCGTGCAAGGTCGTCTTCGTTGTGAATTTCAAAGATAGAATCAAGGCCGGCCGCATTCGCGCTCCTATAAAGCATTTGAATCTCCTTATCCGTCAGTGCGCGGACGATGATCAGTATGGCACTGGCCCCTGCTTGGGCAGCCTCCACTATTTGGATCGGATGCACGAAAAAGTCTTTCCTCAAACAAGGGACCCTCGCTTGAGAACCTTTTATCAGGTTGGTTACGTCTTGCAGGTCGTTTATCGATCCTGAAAAAAACCGTTCATCCGTAAGAACGGAGATAGCGTCCGTCTGTGCGTCCACATAATGTCCTCCCTGAGCCAGGGCAGATGCTCCCGCTGCAATGTCACCTGCAGATGGGGATTTGCGCTTTATTTCGGAAATTACGGAAACCTTGTCGTGACCGAAAAGAGCTTGGAACAGGGATGGGCGGTCCGGATCAATAAAAGCCTCCAATTCGGAGTCCTGCACCTCGCGTACGCGGTCGGCGATCTCCAGCCTTTTGTACGCCATTATCTCATTCAATTTGTCCATTCTTCGGGATTCGTTCTTTATTTATTTAAGGAACTGTTATAACCAAGAACTTAATAATCCTGCCTATCCAACAAAAAAATACAACTGTGAGCTCAATCAATGCTTTGCGCGAAACTGTGGCCGCACTCAGAGCCCCTGATGGGTGTCCATGGGACATTGAACAGACCCATCAGTCTTTGGCTGTGTGTTTGATAGATGAATGCTGTGAACTCCTGGAGACCCTGGATACCTTGGATATGGATCACATGCGGGAAGAGCTTGGCGATGTGCTGTTGCAGGTCATAATGCACGCTCAGATTGCCAGCGAGAAGGGAACATTCGATTTTGATGCCGTTTGCGATGAAGTGAACGAAAAACTGATTCGACGCCATCCGCATGTGTTTGGCCCGGATGATTTAAATTTGAAGGATTCCACCGCAGTTTTGAAGAAGTGGGACGAGATAAAAGCTACTGAACAAAAGAACGGAAACCAGTCCGAAGGAAAGATGTTCAAACACTTACCGCCCCAATTGCCATCCTTGCTCCGTGCCAGAGATGTCTATAAACAGATTCAAAAGAAAGGCCTGGATACCGAGTCCCTTGTGAATGAACAATCCGTGGCCATTCAGGCTCAACAGATAAGCGAAGAATCTGTCGGCAAAACATTATTTGAAATGGCGGCTTCTTGCCGCATTGCTGGAATTGATCCTGAATCGGCATTAAGACGCTATGCCAACCATATTATTAAAAAGATTGAAGAAAGATACTGAGACCAGGTTTCACACCGTGCGGACTTCGAATGGTCCGATAATGATACCGTACTACCTTCGTCGATCTAAACGCGCTCGTCGTATCACGGTTCGTCTCGGCGCACAAAATCAAGCACTTGTGATCGTGCCCTATCGCGCATCGCTCAAAGTAGCTCTCGCGTTTCTTGATCAATGCGGGGATTGGCTGCTCGACCAAATGTCGAAAGCGCCTTCTCCGACATCCATTTTGGAATATCTTCTGAACAAGCCTGTGTTCACATTAAATGGAAGGCGGTGTCGTGTAACCTTTGCTTTTACAAGCGGGTGCCCTTATTTTGAATACAAACGGGAGAAAGAAAAAGTCGTCTTTCGTTACGACCCGCATAATATCCATGAAGCCCGTATTCGAGAGGCCCTCAAGAAGCTGGCCAAACTCTGCCTCACCGAGCGCCTTGAATTTCTTTGTAGCGAAAAGAAGATTATTCATCCCCCAAGTCGCGTTACCGTGCGTGACCAATCCAGCCGTTGGGGATCCTGCTCTCCCTCGCGAAGCATCTCTTTGAACTGGAGACTCATACTCCTGACAACTGGAGTGCAGGATTACGTCATCCTTCATGAGCTGGCGCATTTGAAGGAAATGAATCATTCCAGAGATTTCTGGAGTTTGTTGAACAGCTATGATTCCCGCAGCAAGCTTCATGATCGTCGGTTAAATATGGTTGGTCGAACAATCATTTCACTCGGGCGATCAGAGTGACCGAAGAATCGCCAGATCTGTTGATCAAAGGATTGGATCCTTTTCTGTCACACCTTGAGAAAGAACGTAGACTGTCTGCCTATACGGTTCGAAACTATGGACAGGCCATTCGAGATTTCTCCTTTTGGATGAAGGCGAATACGCGTTGGGACGGTGAGTGGGAGGACTTATCAGCAACACAGCTAAAACGATTTCTCATCGAGCGCCAAGGGTCTCATTCCCGTCGAACGATTCATAATCACTTTTCCGCGTTGAAGACCTATTCGAAGTATTTGCAGACGCAAAAGCTCATAAAAAAAAATCCCTTTACCGGGATCGTGTTACCTAAACTCGCCAAACCTTTGCCCAAGTTTTTAACGGAGAAGCAAATGAGTCAGTTGCTTGCCGGGCCTATGAAATTGCTCGATAATGAAACGCTTGATCCCTGGCTTGTCTGGCGCGATCGCCTGGTGTTGGAGTTGCTCTACGGTGCAGGTTTGCGTGTGAGTGAGTTAGCCGGCCTCAATTACGGAGCGATCGATTTTCAACGTGGAGTTGCCCGTGTCCTGGGTAAGGGTAACAAGGAACGCTTATGTCCGCTGGGAAAGATTGCGATGGTGGTGCTCGAAAAGTTTCGTCAGGAATATGCCCCGGCTACGGGATATGAGGATCCGGTTGTTTTAGGAAATAAAAAAAATCGGATCCGAGTACGGCAGGTTCAACTCATGGTCAAACAGTACCTTGCTTTAGCCGATTTGCCTCTCGATTTAACACCGCACAAAATTCGACATTCATTTGCTACTCATTTATTGAATCATGGAGCTGATTTACGTCTGGTCCAGGACCTCCTTGGTCATGCGAGTCTTTCGACCACCCAGATTTATACCCACGTAACGTTGGGCCGATTAAAAGATGCACACAGCAAAGCGCATCCCAGGGCATAACTTTTTAAACTACGAGCTTGTCGCTAATCCGAATCTTTCCACCTTCAATAACTCTGCAATAAATCCCGCGAAGGTTTAAACATCGATATTCCGGGAGATTGATCCATTTCAGGATATCTTTCCCAAATTCTCCGGCAAATTTAGCGCAGGCATCGTTGAAAACATCTGTGACTTCTAATGTAACAGATCCAACGTTGAAGCGACCACCTACGGGGAACTCCTCTGCGTTCAGATCGCGATCCACCATAATGTTATCACCAGGATGGTAGTGGTTGTTTTTCTCTTTTTGGAAGAGGCGGATGATTCGTGAGTTACAAACGGCCACCTGGACTCGAGGGTCAGAATCTCCGTTTTCAAGATACTTCCATGTTCTCCAAATCCAGCGATCACCTATGGCACCTTTTTCTACATCTATGTCAATGGAGTCAGGATACTCTCGAACTCCATCGTCTATGCGCAGGCATAGGGAGGTTACCTGCCCGGTGTAGGGGTTTTCAGCGAGAGAAGCTTGAAGTGTGGTTAAACGAGAATCGTTGCTCATGGCTAATAGTGTGCGTGGTCGAATACCCAGCCCCGATTTTCTTTGTTGAACCGGTGATAATCTTTTTTAGGAAGCGTATTCAAGA includes:
- a CDS encoding indole-3-glycerol phosphate synthase TrpC, which encodes MDKLNEIMAYKRLEIADRVREVQDSELEAFIDPDRPSLFQALFGHDKVSVISEIKRKSPSAGDIAAGASALAQGGHYVDAQTDAISVLTDERFFSGSINDLQDVTNLIKGSQARVPCLRKDFFVHPIQIVEAAQAGASAILIIVRALTDKEIQMLYRSANAAGLDSIFEIHNEDDLARAVQAEARIIGVNNRNLATFTTDLALSEALIPKIPEGCVSIAESGIVSIEDVKRVKAAGAQAVLIGQALMEHADPGAFIREIHNL
- a CDS encoding MazG family protein, producing MSSINALRETVAALRAPDGCPWDIEQTHQSLAVCLIDECCELLETLDTLDMDHMREELGDVLLQVIMHAQIASEKGTFDFDAVCDEVNEKLIRRHPHVFGPDDLNLKDSTAVLKKWDEIKATEQKNGNQSEGKMFKHLPPQLPSLLRARDVYKQIQKKGLDTESLVNEQSVAIQAQQISEESVGKTLFEMAASCRIAGIDPESALRRYANHIIKKIEERY
- a CDS encoding tyrosine recombinase XerC, which codes for MTEESPDLLIKGLDPFLSHLEKERRLSAYTVRNYGQAIRDFSFWMKANTRWDGEWEDLSATQLKRFLIERQGSHSRRTIHNHFSALKTYSKYLQTQKLIKKNPFTGIVLPKLAKPLPKFLTEKQMSQLLAGPMKLLDNETLDPWLVWRDRLVLELLYGAGLRVSELAGLNYGAIDFQRGVARVLGKGNKERLCPLGKIAMVVLEKFRQEYAPATGYEDPVVLGNKKNRIRVRQVQLMVKQYLALADLPLDLTPHKIRHSFATHLLNHGADLRLVQDLLGHASLSTTQIYTHVTLGRLKDAHSKAHPRA
- a CDS encoding SprT family zinc-dependent metalloprotease, which produces MIPYYLRRSKRARRITVRLGAQNQALVIVPYRASLKVALAFLDQCGDWLLDQMSKAPSPTSILEYLLNKPVFTLNGRRCRVTFAFTSGCPYFEYKREKEKVVFRYDPHNIHEARIREALKKLAKLCLTERLEFLCSEKKIIHPPSRVTVRDQSSRWGSCSPSRSISLNWRLILLTTGVQDYVILHELAHLKEMNHSRDFWSLLNSYDSRSKLHDRRLNMVGRTIISLGRSE